In Mycolicibacterium gadium, the genomic window CGCGCATGACCGGTTACGCGGGGTCGCAACAGCCGGCAGGGGTGCCGTCTTCGACACATGGAAGGCGGCACCGCCGTTCGGCGTGATGATCGCTATTTCGAAACTGTTCGGCTTTCTCCGGCCCGTCCATAGGGGCATCGCAGTCATGATCACGATCGCATTGGTGATGGTGGTTGTGGCAATGGCACTCATCGTGTTCGTCTGACCAGAGCAGCGGCTTCATGGGCTGCATGTCAGTGCGCTGACATACCTTTGACAATGCCCCGCACGCTCGCGCTATTCTCGGCCAGCACGCCGACACGCCACAGGAGGTCCTGCAACGCCAACCTTAGGCAACACTGTAAGCGTCGCGGAGGTTGAATTGGGTTTGCATGAGGTTCGCTTACCCGCGAATGGTCAGCTACCTGACAAAACTTGTTGCAAGCAGGCAAGATTGGAGATCTCGTAGTCGGATACGTTGCACGTGTGTATTCGCAGCTTGAGGAGATGCAATGACCGAGTCGCACGCCGCGGACCCGATCGTCGAGGTGTACTGGCGGCCCGGCTGTCCATACTGCCGCATGCTGCTGCGCCCCTTGCGACGCAGCGGTCTGCGGTTGCGCGAGATCAACATTTGGGAAGATCCAGTGGCCTCCGCGCGCGTACGCTCGGTCGCCAACGGAAACGAGACCGTTCCAAC contains:
- a CDS encoding glutaredoxin domain-containing protein, whose protein sequence is MTESHAADPIVEVYWRPGCPYCRMLLRPLRRSGLRLREINIWEDPVASARVRSVANGNETVPTVFIGDHAIVNPTLRQVLAAARGEPEPTRWWSQWRR